From Natronospira bacteriovora, one genomic window encodes:
- the ubiK gene encoding ubiquinone biosynthesis accessory factor UbiK, with amino-acid sequence MAFDPRKLDEIARQLAESLPEGLRHLKSDAEKNFREVLQATLARLDLVTREEFDAQSEVLARARAQLESLSERLERLEQELKSQG; translated from the coding sequence ATGGCCTTTGATCCCCGCAAGCTCGATGAAATCGCCCGCCAGCTGGCCGAGAGCCTGCCCGAGGGACTGCGGCATCTGAAATCGGACGCGGAGAAGAACTTCCGTGAAGTGCTGCAGGCGACCCTGGCGAGGCTGGACCTGGTGACCCGGGAAGAATTCGACGCCCAGTCGGAAGTGCTGGCCCGGGCCCGGGCACAGTTGGAGTCCCTCAGCGAGCGGCTTGAGCGCCTGGAGCAGGAGCTCAAGAGCCAGGGCTGA